In the Flavisolibacter tropicus genome, one interval contains:
- a CDS encoding transposase — translation MAEDTMATLLTEYPQFFTATCLEWKRLLQPDKYKNLVVKSMRFLVDNNRVRIYGFVIMNSHLHLIWQMKGGHRPQDVQRDFLKFTGQQIKQDLLLNHPEVLEHFKVQARDRHYQLWERNALSVELRRENVLT, via the coding sequence TTGGCTGAAGATACTATGGCTACCCTACTTACTGAATACCCGCAGTTTTTTACCGCTACCTGCTTGGAGTGGAAGCGATTACTCCAGCCCGACAAATACAAAAATCTGGTAGTGAAAAGCATGCGGTTTTTAGTAGACAATAACCGCGTGAGAATTTATGGATTCGTCATCATGAATAGCCACTTGCATCTAATCTGGCAAATGAAGGGCGGCCACCGACCACAAGATGTACAAAGAGATTTCCTAAAGTTCACCGGCCAGCAAATCAAACAAGACCTGTTGCTAAACCATCCTGAGGTCTTGGAACACTTTAAAGTACAGGCACGCGACCGCCACTACCAGCTTTGGGAACGCAATGCCTTGTCCGTGGAACTGCGAAGAGAAAATGTCCTGACATAG
- a CDS encoding HAD-IC family P-type ATPase — MPTISDISNQDIETVSALLIDNEPAGVITLADSIRETAPNAITTLKQMGIKSFLLTGDNERIAGAVANKLGMDGYLANVLPHEKQQKVIEFQDKGEVTAMTGDGVNDAPALAQADVGISVGSGTDVAAETADIVLVNSDPKDVVEMIAFGRATYRKMIQNLVWAVGYNIVAIPLAAGVLYPPHFTLSPAMGAVLMSLSTIVVAFNAQLLRTSFR; from the coding sequence ATACCCACTATTTCAGACATAAGTAATCAGGACATCGAAACTGTTAGTGCCCTCTTAATTGATAATGAGCCAGCTGGCGTTATTACGCTGGCGGATAGCATTCGTGAAACGGCCCCAAATGCGATCACTACCCTCAAACAGATGGGGATTAAATCATTCTTGTTAACAGGGGATAACGAGCGTATTGCAGGAGCTGTTGCTAACAAACTAGGAATGGATGGTTATCTGGCTAATGTACTGCCACATGAAAAGCAGCAAAAGGTTATAGAGTTTCAGGATAAGGGAGAGGTAACAGCCATGACAGGCGATGGGGTAAACGATGCTCCTGCCCTGGCACAAGCAGATGTGGGCATTTCGGTTGGTTCTGGAACGGATGTGGCAGCTGAAACCGCCGATATAGTATTGGTCAACAGTGATCCCAAAGATGTAGTAGAAATGATTGCTTTTGGACGCGCTACGTATCGAAAGATGATCCAAAACCTGGTATGGGCGGTGGGATATAACATAGTTGCCATTCCGCTAGCTGCTGGTGTCTTGTACCCCCCCCACTTTACCTTAAGTCCTGCCATGGGTGCCGTATTAATGAGTTTAAGTACAATCGTGGTTGCTTTTAATGCCCAACTATTAAGAACAAGCTTTAGGTAA
- a CDS encoding TonB-dependent receptor domain-containing protein — translation MKSIIWSLLLGSVFLLFSTNASAQDVTKTPQTDSTVTFKVFGVCEMCKHRIEEAAKGKGVKTAAWNVDSKLLTLTLDPLRVTLDKVHNRIAAAGHDTYLKKASDAVYNSLPACCRYREIERMEDMTTQNTSVTLQSSSLTTVPDSVFNSIKAYPTSQHTIVGVVLEEDQKGGFKPLVGASVIWLGTTIGTATDSAGVFTIANTANSSRLVVSYAGYQPDTLAVVPTKELKIILAQGKQLNEVKVTAGGRPATYINAYDPFRTAIMTRKELLKAACCNLSESFETNPSVDVSYNDAVTGSKQIQLLGLSGNYTQLTVENLPGPRGLATSQGLNSIPGTWIESIQLIKGIGSVANGFESIAGQINLELKKPVTSERLFANVYVNDFGKTDLNLNLTQKVGKKWATTLLLHDAFLKNKSLDFNGDGFKDLPTGNLFSAVNRWSYDNNKGLMTQFGVKMLEDQKTGGQVTFDPSKHKLTTDVYGLGINTSRIEAFGKIGYVFPEKKYKSIGLQLSAFNHDQDSYFGLTTYNGEQQNFYSNLIYQSIIGNSQHKFRTGLSFVSDQYKEQFNGINYNRRETVPGGFFEYTYSPLDRLDVVAGIREDYNNLYGWFTTPRLNIRYEPIKGTTIRGSIGRGQRTANIFAENNSVLVSARTVNILPATVGKAYGLNPEVAWNKGISVDQKFKLFNRNSSLSVEYFRNDFQDQVVVDLEDPRTVSFYNLNGKSFSNSFQTELTVEPLRKLNVRLAYRYFDVNTTFSGSLLERPFTAKNRGFANIGYEINGWKLDYTVNYNGRKRIPSTASNPVAYQLDVSSPAYVLMNAQVSKTLGKNSNVDLYLGGENLTNYFQKDVIISADQPFSPYFDASMIWGPVIGRMFYGGIRYSLK, via the coding sequence ATGAAATCCATTATATGGTCACTTCTGTTGGGAAGTGTATTCCTACTTTTCTCAACAAATGCCTCCGCGCAGGATGTGACTAAAACCCCTCAAACTGATTCTACTGTAACTTTTAAAGTCTTTGGTGTGTGTGAGATGTGTAAACACCGCATCGAAGAGGCTGCAAAAGGTAAAGGTGTAAAAACTGCGGCGTGGAATGTGGATTCCAAGCTACTTACACTCACCCTTGATCCATTACGTGTTACGCTGGATAAAGTTCATAACCGTATCGCAGCTGCTGGCCACGATACCTACCTGAAAAAAGCTAGCGATGCGGTATATAATTCTCTCCCCGCTTGCTGCCGTTATCGGGAGATAGAAAGAATGGAGGATATGACCACACAAAACACTTCTGTTACCCTCCAGAGCAGTTCTTTAACCACGGTACCAGATAGTGTTTTCAACTCAATTAAAGCTTACCCGACAAGTCAGCACACCATTGTGGGTGTAGTGCTGGAGGAAGACCAGAAAGGGGGCTTTAAGCCCTTGGTAGGAGCCAGCGTAATCTGGCTGGGCACAACTATTGGGACGGCCACCGATTCTGCGGGTGTATTTACCATTGCAAACACAGCCAACAGTAGTCGGCTGGTAGTCAGCTACGCAGGGTATCAACCCGATACGCTAGCAGTAGTGCCGACTAAGGAGTTAAAGATCATCTTAGCCCAAGGCAAACAACTCAATGAAGTAAAAGTAACAGCGGGCGGAAGGCCAGCTACCTACATTAACGCTTACGATCCGTTCCGCACCGCTATCATGACCAGAAAGGAGCTGTTAAAAGCGGCTTGCTGTAACCTAAGCGAAAGCTTTGAAACCAACCCTTCGGTGGATGTATCCTACAATGATGCAGTGACTGGCTCCAAGCAAATCCAGCTGCTAGGCCTGTCGGGTAATTACACCCAGTTGACGGTGGAAAACCTTCCGGGCCCCAGGGGACTGGCCACCTCGCAAGGCCTTAATTCCATTCCTGGTACCTGGATCGAGTCCATCCAGTTGATCAAGGGAATAGGATCGGTAGCCAACGGGTTTGAAAGCATTGCAGGACAAATCAACTTGGAACTAAAAAAGCCTGTTACCAGTGAACGGCTCTTTGCCAACGTATATGTAAACGACTTCGGCAAAACCGATCTCAACCTGAATCTCACGCAAAAGGTGGGAAAGAAGTGGGCTACTACGTTGCTACTCCATGATGCATTTTTGAAAAATAAGTCCCTTGACTTCAATGGCGATGGCTTTAAGGATCTGCCTACAGGGAATCTGTTTAGTGCGGTCAACCGCTGGAGTTATGACAACAATAAAGGACTGATGACTCAATTTGGAGTTAAGATGCTGGAGGATCAGAAAACAGGTGGTCAGGTGACCTTTGATCCTTCCAAGCACAAGTTGACCACGGATGTATATGGTCTGGGAATTAACACCAGCCGTATAGAAGCCTTTGGAAAGATCGGTTATGTGTTTCCTGAAAAGAAGTACAAAAGCATTGGCCTACAGCTTTCTGCGTTCAATCATGACCAAGATTCTTACTTTGGGTTAACCACTTATAACGGTGAACAACAGAACTTTTATTCCAACCTCATTTACCAATCCATCATCGGTAATAGCCAACATAAGTTTAGAACAGGGTTGAGCTTTGTCTCCGACCAATACAAAGAACAATTTAACGGGATAAACTACAACCGTAGGGAAACGGTTCCTGGTGGCTTTTTTGAGTACACGTACAGTCCGTTGGATAGGTTAGATGTTGTAGCTGGCATCCGTGAGGATTATAACAACTTGTACGGCTGGTTTACAACACCAAGACTCAACATAAGGTATGAACCCATTAAAGGAACAACGATACGCGGTAGTATAGGTCGAGGCCAGCGCACGGCCAACATTTTTGCCGAAAACAACAGTGTGTTGGTGAGTGCACGAACTGTCAACATTTTGCCGGCCACTGTGGGTAAAGCCTATGGGTTAAATCCAGAGGTAGCCTGGAACAAAGGCATCAGTGTGGACCAAAAGTTCAAACTGTTTAACCGAAACAGCTCGTTAAGTGTAGAGTACTTCCGCAACGATTTCCAAGATCAGGTAGTGGTGGATCTGGAAGATCCCAGAACAGTATCCTTTTACAACTTAAATGGGAAATCCTTTTCCAATAGCTTTCAAACAGAGCTGACAGTAGAACCTTTACGCAAGCTTAATGTGCGGCTAGCGTACCGTTATTTTGATGTAAACACAACCTTTAGCGGTAGTCTGTTGGAAAGGCCATTCACGGCTAAGAACCGCGGTTTTGCCAATATAGGATATGAAATCAATGGGTGGAAGCTGGATTACACCGTGAACTACAATGGAAGGAAAAGAATCCCTTCCACTGCTAGCAATCCAGTTGCATATCAACTTGATGTTTCTTCACCAGCTTATGTACTCATGAATGCCCAGGTTAGCAAAACACTGGGTAAAAACAGTAATGTGGACTTGTACTTGGGTGGAGAGAATCTGACCAACTACTTTCAAAAGGACGTAATAATTTCAGCGGACCAACCATTTAGCCCTTATTTTGATGCATCTATGATCTGGGGGCCAGTTATTGGACGTATGTTCTATGGAGGTATACGGTATAGTTTAAAATAA
- a CDS encoding adenylate/guanylate cyclase domain-containing protein codes for MAEENSQKDVNYYGNIDYHLSKLNEIANLVEEQNKRFQVIASSKNDAIITSDETKKIVFWNKGAEYIFGYSAEEAVGQPLTLIIPRALHQRHDEGIERMNQRKEPPVLGHVLELNAVKKNGEEFPIELTLGSWDNDGKRYYSGIIRDISEKKKAELLILEEKKKSDELLLNILPKQVADELKSQGKATTKLFENVSILFTDFQDFTQMSSSISPTKLVDELNEIFGHFDDIMERLQMEKIETIGDAYFAACGVPEINEDHAFHCVEAAKQMFRYLEERNKKNELQWKMRAGIHSGPVVAAVVGKKKYAYDLFGDTVNTASRMETNGEVGKINISETTYELIKGRYNCIPRGKINAKGKGDLNMYFVE; via the coding sequence ATGGCTGAAGAGAATTCCCAAAAAGACGTCAACTATTACGGAAACATCGATTATCATCTTTCCAAATTAAATGAGATCGCAAACCTTGTTGAGGAGCAAAACAAAAGATTCCAGGTAATAGCCAGTTCTAAAAATGATGCGATCATTACATCTGATGAAACCAAAAAAATTGTATTCTGGAATAAAGGAGCAGAATACATATTTGGTTATTCTGCGGAAGAGGCAGTTGGCCAACCTTTGACATTGATTATTCCTCGCGCATTACATCAACGGCATGATGAAGGTATAGAAAGAATGAATCAAAGAAAGGAGCCCCCTGTACTTGGACATGTCCTTGAATTGAACGCTGTAAAGAAGAACGGCGAAGAATTCCCTATTGAACTTACGCTTGGAAGTTGGGATAACGATGGCAAAAGATATTATAGTGGCATTATCCGGGATATATCAGAGAAGAAAAAAGCAGAACTCCTCATTTTAGAAGAAAAGAAAAAGTCAGATGAGTTATTGCTGAACATTTTACCAAAACAGGTGGCCGATGAACTTAAGAGCCAGGGAAAGGCTACCACCAAATTATTTGAGAATGTTTCCATCCTGTTCACCGATTTTCAAGATTTTACACAAATGTCTTCATCCATTTCTCCCACTAAACTTGTGGATGAGCTGAATGAGATATTTGGTCACTTTGACGATATTATGGAACGACTCCAAATGGAAAAGATAGAAACCATTGGGGATGCTTACTTTGCTGCATGTGGAGTGCCGGAAATAAATGAGGACCATGCGTTCCATTGTGTAGAAGCCGCTAAACAAATGTTCAGGTATTTAGAAGAGCGAAACAAAAAGAATGAGCTACAATGGAAAATGCGGGCAGGAATTCATTCTGGCCCCGTTGTAGCCGCCGTTGTTGGTAAAAAGAAATACGCCTATGATCTTTTTGGAGATACTGTAAATACCGCCAGCAGGATGGAAACCAATGGTGAAGTTGGAAAGATCAATATTTCCGAAACCACCTATGAATTAATTAAGGGGAGATACAATTGTATTCCAAGGGGGAAGATAAATGCGAAGGGAAAAGGCGATTTAAATATGTATTTTGTAGAATAA
- a CDS encoding RHS repeat-associated core domain-containing protein, with protein MEDYKPIGGTGASAFGINYGSQGSDVAGKPLYNGNISTTTLALSKFRGGDPVGYSYGYDQLNRLKEMRQHNLTAATTTWGSASAGEPYKESYSYDANGNILSLLRNGTTQAGKPLQMDQLTYNYLPNTNKLAYVADAIGDNNYTEDIDNQAVGNYRYDKIGNLIGDVKEGLTDIQWSVYGKIRSITKAGGSTISYSYDAAGNRIAKSVTTGGVTTTTYYIRDAQGNTLAVYEGTAKKEQYLYGSSRLGVYDPALDQRSYELTNHLGNVLAVVSEHKVTTASGNEADVLSQQDYYPFGMEMPEGKWGNSYRYGFNGKEKDGETDTQDYGMRIYNPALGRFLSVDPITKNYPMLTPYQFASNSPISGVDLDGLEYYYAADGNFIAKSRDNNTQVRVIQSKDVATAWQLLRRKEGATVVDLNKISIDVGISNAELNTRAFLSTLKQTENHGNDPLPYNAMHGFIKGKLKTFTDKSYEEAPEEYKNHPYEGKKGGTAAGAYQLLRPTFNAQKKSNPLVKDFGPNGQDYAVLGILNTPGIDALEPIKAGDLNTAIKRLIKDKWGNTQFASLPGGGQEASDMTMDKLKELFKKNVSNELNGKSNISLPKGETLPK; from the coding sequence TTGGAGGATTACAAACCCATTGGTGGGACAGGTGCGTCTGCCTTTGGTATAAATTACGGAAGCCAAGGCAGTGATGTCGCCGGGAAGCCGTTGTATAACGGAAATATTTCAACTACCACACTGGCGTTAAGTAAGTTCCGGGGCGGTGATCCGGTGGGCTACAGCTATGGTTACGACCAGTTAAACCGGTTAAAAGAGATGCGCCAACACAACTTAACTGCGGCGACAACTACCTGGGGTAGTGCCTCCGCTGGGGAGCCCTATAAAGAAAGCTATAGCTATGATGCTAATGGCAATATACTTAGCCTTTTGCGCAATGGTACAACCCAGGCCGGTAAACCCCTGCAAATGGACCAACTGACATACAACTACCTGCCCAATACCAATAAACTCGCTTATGTCGCAGATGCCATTGGGGATAATAATTACACAGAAGATATCGATAACCAGGCGGTTGGCAATTACCGCTATGATAAGATTGGTAATTTGATTGGCGATGTCAAGGAAGGTCTTACGGACATCCAGTGGTCGGTGTATGGCAAGATTCGTAGTATCACCAAAGCTGGTGGCTCTACCATTTCTTACAGCTATGATGCAGCGGGTAACCGCATTGCTAAGTCAGTGACTACTGGCGGGGTTACTACCACTACTTATTACATCCGCGATGCCCAAGGTAATACGCTGGCCGTGTACGAGGGCACAGCCAAAAAAGAGCAGTACCTCTATGGTTCTTCCCGACTAGGGGTGTATGATCCCGCCCTTGACCAGCGCAGCTACGAGCTGACCAACCACCTGGGTAACGTGCTGGCTGTGGTCAGCGAACACAAGGTGACGACCGCCTCCGGCAACGAGGCCGATGTGCTCAGTCAGCAGGACTACTATCCCTTCGGGATGGAGATGCCAGAAGGGAAATGGGGCAACAGCTACCGCTATGGCTTTAATGGCAAAGAAAAGGATGGAGAAACGGACACCCAGGATTACGGCATGCGGATTTATAATCCAGCACTAGGCCGCTTCTTGAGCGTGGATCCAATAACAAAGAATTATCCTATGTTAACGCCTTATCAATTCGCATCAAATAGCCCAATTTCAGGTGTGGATTTAGATGGCTTAGAATATTATTATGCAGCAGATGGAAATTTTATTGCAAAGTCCAGAGACAATAATACACAAGTACGGGTAATTCAGTCCAAAGATGTGGCGACAGCCTGGCAATTGCTTCGAAGAAAAGAAGGTGCAACTGTAGTGGACTTAAATAAGATCAGTATAGATGTTGGTATAAGTAATGCAGAACTAAATACGAGAGCATTCTTGAGTACATTAAAGCAAACTGAAAATCATGGAAATGATCCATTACCTTATAATGCAATGCATGGCTTTATTAAAGGTAAATTAAAAACGTTTACCGATAAGAGCTATGAAGAGGCGCCCGAAGAATATAAAAATCATCCTTATGAAGGAAAAAAAGGTGGTACCGCCGCAGGTGCATATCAATTGCTACGGCCTACATTCAATGCGCAAAAGAAATCTAATCCATTAGTTAAAGATTTCGGACCCAATGGCCAAGATTATGCAGTTCTTGGAATATTAAATACGCCTGGAATCGATGCTTTGGAACCAATTAAAGCTGGAGATTTAAACACTGCTATAAAGCGTTTAATTAAAGACAAATGGGGAAACACTCAATTCGCTTCACTGCCAGGAGGAGGACAGGAAGCATCGGATATGACAATGGATAAGTTAAAAGAATTGTTTAAGAAAAATGTTTCAAACGAGCTAAATGGAAAGTCTAATATATCATTGCCAAAAGGCGAAACATTACCTAAATAA
- a CDS encoding caspase family protein, giving the protein MSPIKAVFASLLSIISVTLIAQQPRLVLPIGHTNNVQFESISPNGKYVVTVSSDKTAKLWEINTGRLLNTFTGFTGVVNSVEFSPDGTKIITGAKDGKVRIWDVSTGALLQDLKGHKQEIASVKFSPDGQYAVSASIDQSAKIWNVATGALIHSLEGHRSFVSMASFSTTGDYVLTASWDFTAKIWDTKTGQLVRTLTDSTKLVNLPLNFAYFSPGDKYVITASKDNSLSIWDAQSGKRIREQRKHTDEIRSACFINKGKYFVTSSYDHTAKVWETSTGDLVYDLVGHSDKVYMSSPSADGKYLVTASADATASIWDMTNGKLARTLAGHLSDVMSAFFTPDGKKVVTSSWDRTARVWNFSNGKTISVLKGHSFHSTSLCLDDKGQKLYTNTYDNGGESRVWDLSTLKLIKAFDYSVFKKSNVYFSSDINAGNLSHDGKLFAACPEVLETASGKLKFRLQLNDSASYSEGIFSHSGSLIAANTFIYKEKDPVIACRIWDAANGKLLHTLKGHRDMLGRIGFSPDDKKIVTTSWDGTAKVWETATGKLLFTLSGHTNKVMNVVYSPDGKYIATGSDDKNVMLWSATTGKLLHTLIGHPWVITELHFSADSKYLLSTCGGRGSNAILWEAETGRLIYKIGDEQNSVSNAAFSTKGEYVLISHHNSLAEIYETTTGKLVHQLKGHTDEIYSTTADKDDKFVYTVSRDDQLKCWDLKSGGLLYTFFAADSMDYFVQTPSGYYQSSQNAAKLLHYVTNDLKVLSFEQLDVKYNRPDKVLETIGNSDSTLIKSYRKAWEKRIKRLGIDTTAFREGFSVPECDFVNRDDIAFEQKNEKLVLHIKASDNDFNLDRFNVWINEVPVFGQRGIDLKQKQSHSLDTLLTVVLSEGNNNIETSITNVNGIESYRLPIAVAYMPATPQAEKLHFIGIGLDHFNEPKHDLNYSVKDVRDLAISLKKKYGAAIQMDTLFNEAVTTTSIAALKTKLLSSAVNDKVIVAYSGHGLLSKDFDYHLSTYDVNFSRPEEGGLPYDELEALLDGIPARKKLMLIDACHSGEVDKEEFQKIAQANEAAATSKGARGTTPLVLNSRKDGMKNSFELMQQLFVNVGRSTGATVISAAGGTQFALERGDLKNGVFTYSILEYMQAHPTASVSELKAYVNQRVPQLTKGAQQPTTRNETKQADWQVW; this is encoded by the coding sequence ATGAGCCCTATTAAAGCAGTTTTCGCTTCGTTACTTTCTATAATCTCCGTTACATTAATTGCACAACAACCAAGGTTGGTATTACCAATAGGACATACCAATAATGTGCAGTTTGAGTCCATCAGCCCAAATGGAAAATACGTCGTCACCGTTTCCTCAGATAAAACCGCCAAGCTCTGGGAAATAAATACCGGCAGGCTATTAAATACATTTACTGGTTTTACCGGCGTAGTGAACAGTGTTGAGTTTAGCCCCGATGGAACGAAGATCATCACGGGTGCCAAAGATGGAAAAGTAAGGATATGGGATGTATCTACCGGTGCCTTATTACAAGATCTGAAGGGACACAAACAGGAGATCGCCTCAGTAAAATTCAGTCCGGATGGTCAGTATGCAGTATCCGCATCTATTGACCAGAGCGCAAAGATCTGGAATGTTGCAACCGGGGCGCTGATTCATTCCCTTGAAGGGCATCGATCTTTTGTATCAATGGCTTCTTTCAGCACTACCGGCGATTATGTGCTGACGGCTTCATGGGATTTTACGGCTAAAATATGGGATACTAAAACAGGACAGCTGGTACGCACATTGACTGATTCAACCAAGCTCGTTAATCTTCCGTTGAACTTCGCTTATTTTTCCCCAGGAGACAAATATGTTATTACGGCTTCAAAAGATAATAGTTTGTCTATCTGGGATGCACAATCAGGAAAACGAATCAGGGAGCAACGAAAACATACCGATGAGATCCGTTCGGCATGTTTTATTAATAAAGGAAAGTATTTTGTCACTTCTTCTTATGATCATACTGCCAAAGTATGGGAAACAAGCACAGGCGATCTTGTATATGACCTGGTGGGGCATAGCGACAAGGTATATATGTCTTCGCCAAGTGCAGATGGCAAGTACCTGGTAACGGCCTCAGCAGACGCTACAGCCAGTATCTGGGATATGACAAACGGAAAGCTGGCGCGTACACTAGCAGGGCATCTTTCTGATGTTATGTCGGCCTTTTTCACACCTGACGGTAAAAAGGTCGTTACTTCATCCTGGGACAGAACAGCAAGAGTTTGGAATTTTTCTAATGGTAAAACAATTTCCGTTCTGAAAGGACATTCCTTTCATTCTACATCACTTTGCCTGGATGATAAAGGGCAAAAGCTCTATACAAATACGTATGATAATGGTGGCGAGTCAAGGGTATGGGACCTTTCTACCTTGAAACTGATCAAAGCGTTTGATTATTCAGTCTTCAAAAAATCGAATGTTTATTTCAGCTCGGATATTAACGCCGGTAATCTGAGCCATGATGGAAAACTGTTTGCAGCTTGTCCGGAGGTGCTGGAAACAGCATCGGGAAAATTAAAATTTAGGCTCCAGCTCAACGACTCAGCATCTTACTCGGAAGGTATTTTCAGTCATAGTGGTTCACTTATAGCGGCCAATACATTCATCTATAAGGAGAAGGATCCTGTTATCGCTTGCCGGATATGGGATGCTGCTAACGGCAAATTATTGCATACGCTCAAAGGACACAGAGATATGTTAGGAAGGATTGGCTTTTCACCGGACGACAAGAAAATTGTGACCACTTCATGGGATGGAACGGCAAAGGTTTGGGAAACAGCCACGGGTAAATTATTATTTACACTTTCAGGTCATACAAATAAAGTTATGAACGTCGTCTACAGTCCGGATGGTAAGTATATCGCCACGGGTTCAGATGATAAAAATGTAATGTTATGGTCGGCCACCACGGGTAAATTACTGCATACACTAATCGGTCATCCATGGGTGATAACAGAGCTGCATTTTAGTGCGGATAGTAAATATTTACTAAGCACCTGTGGCGGCCGTGGTTCGAATGCTATTTTATGGGAGGCCGAAACAGGCAGACTTATTTACAAGATAGGAGATGAACAGAACTCTGTTTCTAATGCCGCTTTCAGTACAAAGGGTGAATATGTTCTTATTTCGCATCATAACAGCCTTGCAGAGATCTATGAAACAACAACCGGTAAATTAGTACACCAATTAAAGGGACATACCGACGAAATATATAGCACGACAGCTGATAAGGATGATAAGTTTGTGTATACCGTTTCCAGGGATGATCAATTGAAGTGCTGGGACCTAAAGTCAGGTGGTCTCCTTTATACTTTTTTTGCAGCTGACAGTATGGACTATTTTGTCCAGACCCCTTCTGGCTATTACCAGTCTTCCCAAAATGCGGCAAAATTACTTCACTATGTTACGAATGATTTAAAGGTGCTCAGTTTTGAACAACTCGATGTTAAATATAATCGCCCCGATAAAGTACTGGAGACAATTGGCAATTCCGATTCTACCCTTATCAAAAGCTATAGAAAGGCATGGGAGAAAAGGATAAAGAGACTTGGAATTGACACCACTGCTTTTAGGGAAGGTTTCAGTGTTCCGGAATGTGATTTTGTAAACAGGGATGATATAGCGTTTGAACAAAAAAATGAAAAACTAGTACTGCATATTAAAGCATCCGATAATGATTTCAACCTTGATCGTTTCAATGTATGGATCAATGAGGTGCCGGTATTTGGCCAGCGTGGCATTGACCTGAAACAAAAACAATCTCACTCTTTAGACACGTTGCTGACGGTTGTTCTTTCCGAAGGCAACAATAACATAGAGACCTCAATAACCAATGTAAACGGAATAGAAAGCTATCGCCTACCGATAGCAGTAGCCTATATGCCTGCAACCCCGCAGGCAGAAAAGCTGCATTTCATCGGTATTGGCCTGGACCATTTCAACGAGCCAAAACACGACCTTAATTATTCGGTTAAAGATGTAAGAGACTTAGCCATCAGTCTTAAGAAAAAGTATGGTGCTGCAATCCAAATGGATACGCTATTTAATGAAGCAGTAACTACTACAAGTATAGCAGCACTGAAAACCAAATTGTTGAGCAGCGCTGTAAACGACAAGGTCATTGTGGCTTACTCCGGTCACGGCTTGCTATCAAAGGACTTTGATTATCACCTGTCTACTTATGACGTAAACTTTTCCAGACCAGAAGAAGGTGGTCTTCCGTATGATGAACTGGAAGCACTGCTGGATGGTATACCGGCACGTAAAAAGCTTATGCTTATTGATGCCTGTCACTCAGGGGAAGTCGATAAAGAAGAATTTCAAAAGATTGCCCAGGCCAATGAAGCGGCCGCTACGAGCAAGGGAGCAAGAGGCACCACACCCTTAGTGTTGAATTCCAGGAAAGATGGCATGAAGAACTCCTTTGAATTGATGCAGCAGCTCTTTGTTAATGTAGGTCGTTCTACCGGAGCTACGGTAATTTCAGCAGCTGGTGGCACCCAGTTTGCCTTGGAGCGTGGGGACTTAAAAAACGGCGTGTTTACCTATTCGATTTTAGAGTATATGCAAGCACATCCAACGGCAAGCGTGAGTGAGTTAAAAGCGTATGTGAACCAACGGGTACCTCAGCTCACCAAAGGTGCACAACAGCCTACTACCCGCAATGAAACCAAACAGGCAGATTGGCAGGTGTGGTAG